From the genome of Pelobates fuscus isolate aPelFus1 chromosome 6, aPelFus1.pri, whole genome shotgun sequence, one region includes:
- the LOC134566088 gene encoding serine/threonine-protein kinase N2-like yields the protein MRITQSPHNVHHIAAVQEKLKDSENKIARLRSLIQSLIKEEPSLPAPETDISTAAPSMLVTDTQEPEPAGDFQIFSMQPVVLPDVEPDLDAPPAPSQTFLYSILREISIYIEFPDHLAQDFGEDHEHTRDGKEMVTNPTPDVRIRLRIPLTMEDFKLRSVLGRGSFGKVLLAKYKDTGNMYALKVIRKGDIESSSILDWSVNEEQLMVFGKKSLLIEKRVFQAVTIRRHPFLINMFGSFHTQDHAVFVMEYAAGGDLKTHLKQGPFPEPRAVFYSACVVLGLEFLHQQKIIHRDLKLDNIVLDEKGFAKITDFGLCKEGIGYGDTIGSPWGTPLYAAPEVLMGKPYTRAVDWWSAGVVSYAMLSGKFPFDSLDIDILTASIIKGTFLFPESLSRNATSLIRQLLTKKVKARLGAGKKDAQDVKEHPFFQHIDWAALLLKNVTPPFVPTIDGTEDVSNFSCMFTLEYPKLTPPKRRTEIPCYEADAFEDFNWRADWN from the exons ATGAGAATCACACAGAGTCCACAT AATGTCCACCATATTGCTGCTGTCCAGGAAAAACTTAAAGACAGCGAGAATAAAATAGCCAGGTTGCGCAGTCTAATCCAGTCTCTTATCAAAG AAGAACCATCGTTACCAGCTCCGGAGACGGACATTAGTACTGCTGCTCCTTCGATGTTGGTGACGGACACACAAGAGCCAGAGCCGGCTGG CGATTTTCAAATCTTCTCTATGCAACCAGTTGTCCTACCGGATGTGGAACCTGACTTAGACGCTCCTCCTGCTCCAAGTCAGACATTTTTATATAGCATTCTGCGTGAGATTTCGATTTATATTGAGTTCCCGGATCACCTGGCTCAG GATTTTGGAGAAGACCACGAACATACCAGAGATGGCAAAGAAATGGTTACAAACCCAACACCAGACGTGCG TATTCGTCTCCGGATTCCTCTCACCATGGAGGACTTCAAGCTCCGCTCTGTGCTGGGTAGGGGGAGCTTCGGGAAA GTTCTGCTGGCTAAATACAAGGACACAGGCAACATGTATGCCTTGAAAGTAATAAGAAAAGGAGACATAGAATCATCATCAATACTCGATTGGTCAGTAAATGAAGAACAATTAATGGTTTTTGGAAAGAAAAG CCTTCTGATTGAGAAGCGGGTTTTTCAAGCTGTGACCATCAGGCGTCACCCATTTCTTATTAACATGTTTGGAAGTTTCCACACTCAAGATCACGCCGTTTTTGTGATGGAATATGCTGCTGGGGGCGACCTAAAGACACACCTCAAACAAGGTCCATTTCCAGAACCCAGAGCTGT ATTTTATTCTGCCTGTGTCGTCCTGGGACTGGAGTTCCTACACCAACAGAAGATCATCCACCG AGACCTGAAATTAGACAATATTGTTCTAGACGAAAAAGGGTTCGCAAAGATCACAGACTTTGGTCTTTGCAAAGaag GAATCGGATACGGAGACACAATTGGGTCCCCTTGGGGAACACCGCTTTACGCAGCTCCTGAAGTCTTAATGGGCAAGCCGTACACAAGAGCTGTAGATTGGTGGAGCGCTGGAGTGGTCAGTTATGCAATGCTATCTGGAAAG TTCCCCTTCGACAGCCTTGATATAGACATACTGACTGCGAGTATCATCAAAGGAACATTTCTATTCCCAGAATCTCTATCAAGAAATGCTACTTCGTTAATAAGACAG CTTCTCACTAAAAAAGTAAAGGCACGACTAGGAGCCGGCAAGAAAGACGCCCAGGACGTTAAGGAGCACCCTTTTTTCCAA CACATAGACTGGGCGGCATTATTATTGAAGAATGTGACGCCACCATTTGTGCCCACCATTGACGGAACTGAAGATGTCAGCAATTTTAGTTGCATGTTTACCTTAGAATATCCTAAGTTAACTCCTCCAAAAAGGCGAACTGAAATACCGTGCTACGAGGCGGACGCATTTGAGGACTTTAATTGGAGAGCTGATTGGAATTAA